The following proteins come from a genomic window of Coriobacteriia bacterium:
- a CDS encoding right-handed parallel beta-helix repeat-containing protein, protein MRRFVLVALVLFASVLAFPLTAQAAPVFVSQFGSDTLGDGSPLMPFATVQHAIDSAAAGDDVNVGPGTFCGNITMKDGVSIHGAGAASTTLKGTGTGSVVTVSSTGTGESIDGFTITGGSATYGGGIYCRSSSPAITNNTISGNSATNGGGGIYCFDSSPTISENNISGNSTDYGGGIYCLSSSPAITNNTISGNSASGFAFGDGGGGGGIYCLSSSPAITNNTISGNSVSGIPANGGGIYCLSSSPAITNNIITRNSANFGGGISCDPGSPAITNNIITSNSASYGGGIYCLSSSPAITNNTMSGNSATQYGAGIWCGGLLSSPAITNNTISGNSAFNSKNFRFGAGGGIYCCESSSPAITNNTITDNFSATYGGGIYSSYSSPAITNNTISGNSAPGYSGGNGGGGGIFIFGDGSAPTITNSTITGNSATTGGGIYCALSVPAITNSIVWGNGDDLLGCSATYSDIEDGDAGTGNISVAPSFVATSAGDFRLKAGSPCIDVATSTAAPAADKLGVWRPRGAGFDMGAHEYVDLAGPVAPVDPTLTSLTHTQGVWSKSATVTVDISSATGTVAPVAGFAISVSTGTTGYPLPIVTHSAGTSAFTFAATPGVPLYVNVATADAVGLWSAGTHFGPILVDTGLPAVSDDAPGGWRAHDVTVTVEATDALSGVAGTDVLVTGGGTPTVTHPSAGIATVALTDEGTTTIEYSAADVAGNRCATETATVRLDKSAPGLAITASPSSVSIEASDAVSGVGPVFYTVDGGAPQLYTGGSFSPGASGDHLIMAWCSDLAGNPTAKSAFVTVDTDAPTVSDDAPGGWQTGDVTVTITASDARSGIASIDWALSGASAGAGSSASSPAKVAISAEGTTTIEYSAIDVAGNRCATETAVVRIDKSAPHTTAAHVPGAPGAPVLVTLTPSDTRSGVASTWFRIGTGPASIYGGPFAVSTVGTTTVSFWSVDTAGNTEDPHSTTVHIAAPVVPDTTAPSVSDDAPGVWRAAPVTVRLRATDDGSGIARIEWLVTGPSGPPLAGQSAGSASTVIISEQGTSTLAYSAIDGAGNRCATETAIVRIDLTAPTLTIADSSTVSYLARLRLWGADTLSGVSAVGWRIGQEPTATLPVSEALVAYEVPGPHTITAWAIDVAGNRSASVVHTFTVTGPAWIEMLTTSRVLPAWGDPFVLEGRLSAEAGPIAGARVVAQSSSDGVGFSDCSAPVATAADGGFSITVVPGVRAIYRVRSLPGEGVPGVVGPGAWVLPRAFVGTPVAPPKAKVGKPITVSGTLKPRHAVGSKPVRVYLWRLEKGRWKAYGYKNATCANHATYSRYRVSLRLTKAGRWRMRAYHADSGHAASWSKNYDYLQVK, encoded by the coding sequence ATGCGCCGCTTCGTGCTCGTAGCGCTCGTTCTGTTCGCATCCGTACTCGCGTTCCCGTTGACCGCGCAGGCGGCACCTGTCTTTGTGTCGCAGTTCGGGAGCGACACGCTTGGGGACGGCTCGCCGCTCATGCCGTTCGCCACCGTCCAGCACGCTATCGATTCCGCGGCGGCAGGCGATGACGTCAACGTGGGGCCGGGGACCTTCTGCGGAAACATCACGATGAAGGACGGTGTGTCGATCCACGGCGCCGGCGCCGCGTCGACGACGCTCAAGGGCACCGGCACAGGCTCGGTCGTGACGGTGAGCAGCACCGGCACCGGTGAGAGCATCGACGGATTCACGATCACAGGCGGTTCCGCCACCTACGGCGGCGGCATCTACTGTCGCTCCTCCTCGCCAGCGATCACGAACAACACCATCTCCGGCAACTCCGCCACCAACGGCGGCGGCGGCATCTACTGCTTCGACTCCTCGCCGACGATCTCTGAGAACAACATCTCCGGCAACTCCACCGACTACGGCGGCGGCATTTACTGTCTCTCCTCCTCGCCAGCGATCACGAACAACACCATCTCCGGCAACTCCGCCTCCGGCTTCGCCTTCGGCGACGGCGGCGGCGGCGGCGGCATTTACTGTCTCTCCTCCTCGCCAGCGATCACGAACAACACCATCTCCGGCAACTCCGTCTCCGGCATCCCCGCCAACGGCGGCGGCATTTACTGTCTCTCCTCCTCGCCGGCGATCACGAACAACATCATCACCCGCAACTCCGCCAACTTCGGCGGCGGCATCTCCTGCGACCCCGGCTCGCCGGCGATCACGAACAACATCATCACCAGCAACTCCGCCAGCTACGGCGGCGGCATCTACTGTCTCTCCTCCTCGCCGGCGATCACAAACAACACCATGTCCGGCAACTCCGCCACACAATACGGCGCCGGCATCTGGTGCGGCGGCCTCCTCTCCTCGCCAGCGATCACGAACAACACCATCTCCGGCAACTCCGCCTTCAACTCCAAGAACTTCCGCTTCGGCGCAGGCGGCGGCATCTACTGCTGCGAATCCTCCTCGCCGGCGATCACGAACAACACCATCACCGACAACTTCAGCGCCACCTACGGCGGCGGCATCTACTCCTCCTACTCCTCGCCAGCGATCACGAACAACACCATCTCCGGCAACTCCGCCCCCGGCTACTCCGGCGGCAACGGCGGCGGCGGCGGCATTTTCATCTTTGGCGACGGGTCCGCTCCGACCATCACGAACAGCACCATCACGGGCAACTCCGCGACCACCGGCGGCGGCATCTACTGCGCCCTTTCCGTGCCGGCCATCACGAACAGCATCGTGTGGGGCAACGGAGACGACCTCCTCGGCTGTTCGGCGACCTACTCGGACATCGAGGACGGGGACGCGGGTACCGGCAACATCTCGGTCGCACCGAGCTTCGTCGCGACCTCGGCGGGCGACTTCCGACTGAAGGCCGGCTCTCCGTGCATTGATGTGGCGACCTCCACGGCCGCGCCGGCAGCAGACAAGCTCGGCGTCTGGCGGCCACGGGGAGCGGGCTTTGACATGGGAGCCCACGAGTACGTGGACTTGGCCGGTCCGGTCGCGCCGGTGGACCCGACGCTGACGAGTTTGACCCACACGCAGGGCGTCTGGTCCAAGAGCGCCACGGTCACGGTGGACATCAGCAGTGCGACGGGCACCGTCGCGCCCGTCGCCGGCTTCGCGATCTCGGTCTCGACCGGCACGACCGGGTACCCGCTGCCCATCGTCACGCATTCGGCCGGCACCTCGGCGTTCACGTTTGCCGCCACTCCGGGTGTGCCGCTCTACGTCAACGTCGCTACAGCCGATGCGGTCGGCTTGTGGTCTGCCGGCACCCACTTCGGGCCGATCCTCGTCGACACCGGTCTGCCGGCTGTCTCAGACGACGCTCCGGGCGGCTGGCGTGCGCATGACGTCACGGTGACGGTGGAGGCGACCGACGCGCTCTCCGGCGTCGCGGGTACCGACGTCCTCGTCACCGGCGGGGGCACACCCACCGTGACGCATCCTTCTGCCGGCATCGCGACCGTCGCACTCACCGACGAGGGCACCACCACCATCGAGTACTCGGCCGCTGATGTGGCCGGCAACCGCTGCGCGACCGAGACCGCGACCGTGCGGCTCGACAAGAGCGCGCCGGGGCTCGCGATCACCGCCTCGCCCTCCTCGGTCTCGATCGAGGCATCGGATGCGGTATCCGGTGTCGGTCCGGTCTTCTACACCGTCGACGGAGGCGCGCCCCAGCTCTATACCGGCGGCTCGTTCTCGCCAGGCGCTTCAGGCGATCACCTCATCATGGCGTGGTGCAGCGACCTGGCCGGTAACCCGACTGCCAAGTCCGCCTTCGTGACCGTGGACACCGATGCCCCCACCGTCTCAGACGACGCGCCGGGCGGCTGGCAGACGGGCGACGTCACCGTGACCATCACCGCCTCTGATGCGCGCAGTGGCATCGCGAGCATCGACTGGGCCCTCTCAGGTGCGAGCGCAGGTGCGGGTTCCTCGGCGAGCAGCCCCGCGAAGGTCGCGATCAGCGCCGAGGGCACCACCACCATCGAGTACTCGGCCATCGACGTCGCCGGCAACCGCTGCGCGACCGAGACCGCTGTAGTGCGCATCGACAAGAGCGCGCCACACACGACAGCCGCACACGTTCCCGGCGCCCCCGGCGCCCCGGTCCTCGTGACCCTCACACCTTCCGACACGCGCTCTGGTGTCGCGAGCACGTGGTTCCGCATCGGGACCGGCCCCGCCTCGATCTACGGCGGCCCGTTCGCCGTGAGCACCGTGGGCACCACGACCGTGAGCTTCTGGTCGGTCGACACGGCCGGCAACACCGAGGATCCGCACTCCACCACCGTCCACATCGCCGCCCCGGTCGTCCCCGACACCACCGCACCGAGCGTCTCAGACGACGCCCCGGGCGTGTGGCGGGCGGCGCCTGTGACGGTGCGCCTGCGCGCCACGGACGACGGTTCGGGCATCGCCCGCATCGAGTGGCTGGTCACCGGGCCGTCCGGGCCCCCGCTCGCCGGGCAGTCCGCGGGATCGGCGAGTACCGTGATCATCTCCGAGCAGGGCACCTCGACGCTCGCCTACAGTGCGATTGACGGTGCGGGCAACCGCTGTGCGACCGAGACCGCCATCGTGCGCATCGACCTGACAGCGCCGACCCTCACCATCGCCGACTCGAGCACGGTGAGCTACCTGGCGCGCCTGCGCCTTTGGGGAGCCGACACCCTCTCGGGCGTCTCGGCGGTCGGGTGGCGCATCGGCCAAGAGCCCACAGCCACGCTGCCGGTGTCAGAGGCGCTCGTGGCCTACGAGGTTCCCGGCCCGCACACCATCACCGCGTGGGCGATCGACGTGGCCGGTAACCGGAGCGCCTCGGTGGTCCACACCTTCACCGTCACCGGCCCGGCCTGGATCGAGATGCTCACGACATCACGCGTACTGCCGGCCTGGGGTGATCCGTTCGTGCTCGAAGGCCGCCTGAGCGCCGAGGCGGGCCCGATAGCGGGCGCACGCGTCGTGGCGCAGTCCTCCTCTGACGGCGTGGGTTTCTCTGATTGCTCGGCTCCGGTCGCGACCGCGGCTGACGGAGGGTTCAGTATCACCGTAGTTCCGGGTGTTCGCGCCATCTATCGCGTGCGTTCGCTGCCCGGCGAAGGGGTGCCGGGCGTCGTGGGCCCGGGCGCATGGGTGTTGCCGCGCGCGTTCGTGGGCACCCCGGTCGCGCCGCCCAAGGCCAAGGTGGGCAAGCCGATCACGGTGAGCGGCACGCTCAAGCCGCGTCACGCGGTCGGCTCCAAGCCCGTGCGCGTCTACCTGTGGCGCTTGGAGAAGGGCCGCTGGAAGGCTTATGGCTACAAGAACGCTACCTGTGCGAACCATGCCACCTACTCGAGGTACCGCGTTTCGCTGCGGCTCACCAAGGCCGGCCGCTGGCGCATGCGCGCTTACCACGCCGATTCAGGACACGCCGCGAGCTGGTCGAAGAACTACGACTACCTGCAGGTGAAGTAG
- a CDS encoding type II toxin-antitoxin system VapC family toxin, producing MSSREAFALDASIGVKWFMDEPGSDASRVLYRRAMDGEILLVAPTHFVHEVLSVVRREFTHRAIPEAWEDMKASGITIVPLEDQVIAEAATQCAALGCSFYDALAPACASLLGATLVSADACAHGAYPGALIIT from the coding sequence GTGAGTTCGCGGGAAGCCTTCGCACTCGATGCGTCCATCGGGGTGAAGTGGTTCATGGACGAACCCGGCTCGGACGCCTCGCGTGTCCTGTATCGCAGGGCAATGGACGGAGAGATTCTGCTCGTTGCGCCGACGCATTTCGTGCACGAGGTGCTGTCCGTCGTGCGGCGCGAATTCACCCATCGGGCGATTCCCGAGGCGTGGGAGGATATGAAAGCGTCGGGCATCACGATCGTTCCGCTCGAAGACCAAGTCATCGCCGAGGCCGCCACCCAGTGCGCCGCCCTGGGCTGCTCGTTCTACGACGCGCTCGCGCCGGCGTGCGCGAGTCTGCTCGGTGCGACGCTCGTGAGCGCGGACGCCTGTGCACACGGTGCGTATCCCGGCGCGCTGATCATCACGTGA
- a CDS encoding ribbon-helix-helix domain-containing protein: protein MTARVTISLPDELLARLDAEADAAGVPRSELVQESLATYLGKTADERERDARRARGLAALESMRTFHLRYPINDDRPSLEILREIRETDDSAPLRYAHDGERE from the coding sequence GTGACCGCCCGTGTGACCATATCGCTGCCCGACGAGTTGCTGGCGCGTCTCGACGCTGAGGCCGATGCTGCCGGCGTGCCCCGCAGCGAACTCGTGCAGGAGTCGCTCGCGACGTACCTGGGCAAGACCGCAGACGAGCGTGAGCGCGATGCGCGCAGGGCCCGGGGACTCGCCGCGCTCGAAAGCATGCGGACGTTCCACCTGCGCTATCCGATCAACGACGACCGCCCGAGCCTCGAGATTCTCAGGGAGATCAGAGAGACGGACGACTCCGCCCCGCTCAGGTACGCGCACGACGGGGAGCGGGAGTGA